In the genome of Myripristis murdjan chromosome 21, fMyrMur1.1, whole genome shotgun sequence, the window CCTGGTATGTTActattttgttcctgtttttttacaGCAGATTGTAATGATTGTTGGTAAAGTACTATTTAGGCTTTGTGATGCATGGGGACTAGTTTGTGATGTATATTACCATTCTAGAAACTGAAATGAGCCTGAATCGTTGGATTCTCAAACATGTCTTTGTTTATCTTTCAGAGATCCGCCTGAGGAAGCTGGTGGATGAGCGTGAAAAAATGATAGAACAGGTgggtcactgcagcagataGCAGGAGATATGTAGAATATGAATAAACCACAGAGGACAATCTATTTTGCCTTTTGTTGTTTCCTAGAGGTTTTTAGTATGGATGCCCTCCTTCAGTgtacagttcagttcagatgcAGCAAACTGATTAGAAGAAGTATAGTAATTGTTATAGTGACAGGAGCCAGTGATTTCCTGATGATTTCCTTTGCCTTCGTGTCAGGGTGCCTAAAGAAGCTGAAATTGTATATACATAAAACGTAACATGATAAAGAAGCCTAGGTTTGAATTTGGCCCAtactctttgctgcatgtcatctcctctctctgttcactgtcgctgtctaataaagcagaaatgcccaaaaaaacaaaactattccTTACCAGGGCAACTTTGAGCAATGTGTTGCCTTATATTCTTTGTGGATTAGTTGAGTGTGttgttcatcagctgatgtCTTCTTCATCCTGGACGGTTTGATTAATAGGTGAAGAAACTAAAGGCTCAACTGGAACAGAAGACACAGAGAAATGGCATGGAGAGCGGCTCAGGCGCAGACGGTGAAATTCTCGAGAACGGCACAGATCCCAGCATACTAGAACTGCAGAGTAAGTTGCCATGAAAAATATCACTCCATTCTTTGCAATGCTGTATATTTTCTACTTTAACATTTATGCATCACATAGAAGTtaagagtttttgtttttcctgaatCTTTGCAGGAGATTCCAACAGGCAAATAAGCGACTTAAAGTTCAAACTTGTGAAAGCGGAGCAGGAGGTCACTGCCTTGGAGCAAAATGTAAGCAGAGAAAATCATATGAATTGATAGGTATTTGTAAACATGACAGTATTCCCATTtgaaatatctatttttttttttctctcccaggtGACCAGGCTTGAGGGTCAGGTGACACGTTACAAGTCTGCATCAGAGAACTCAGAGAAGGTGGAGGACGAGCTGAAGGCAGAGAAACGCAAGCTGCAGAGAGAGGTACAATGTTATGTTTTCTTAGCCTGCAAATACAACTCAGAACAGAAGTATTAATGGATACTGACTTTTAATTTGACGTGTTTTAATTGTTATATGGTTTGTGTCTCCCCATGTGAAATAACAGCTGCGGTCAGCACTGGACAAGATAGATGAACTCGAGTCAAACAACAGCCACCTTTCTAAAAGACTGGAGAAGATGAAGTCCAATCGTGGTACAGCACAGACCCCATAGTAACCAATTATTAACTCCACCTTCTCTCTGTCCCGCACTGGCTGATCACTTGGAGGAATAATCCTGCAATTTTGGGTTACTCTTTTTGTCTGCCTAATAGCAAtcttacaaaaaagaaagaaaaaaaaacatgagaaacctAGTTATCATAAGCACAGAAACATAATTAggagtacacaaacacacaacgtgccatttctttgtcttttttgttgttgtccaaTGAGAATTCTTCTTAGTGTTGCATACACACCCAGAGAGCTCCTTCAAGTAGTACATACAGTAGAAAAGCAATGTCTGCGTGCCTCATGACTTGAGATACTGTTTGATCTATTCTGTCAACACCATCTGCACCATGGCTGCGTGAAATGGGCCACATGGAGTGTTTGTGCTGGGACTGGACGCCATTAAGAGGACCTCATCCTCTCCCTTGGGTTGCGTGACTCTTTTGTTGAATATTTTAAGACAAATATTGCACTACCCTCTGTCCCGAACTTTCTGCTGCCTCTCGACAAGATTCAAGAAGTTGTTTGCCTTGCACACATGGAGCACAGCGGGATGTGCCTCCCTGCCCCGTTCAGTCTGTCAACAAAAGACAGAGCACTTGGAGTAAACAATGCCCACAAACTGTTTTTATGTCCGTGACCCATGAATTATGACTGTTCCTGCCTCAGAGGATGTGATCGCATGTCTCAATGGACCGGTGTGTGTCGTGGATGAGAGAGCAAGTCGGTGTCTAAGTGtgttattttcccttttttctgtctgcattttttctgatttgcATCCAAagccaaaatataaaaaaaagtaaaaaattaaacttgtttgggtgtgtatgtctgtccaCAGTCCtctactttttcttttgttactCATTCTCTGCAAAAGGGTGTGCTCAGTTGATAAGGAATAATCCCAACACaatttaatgataataatcaaaAATGCACTTGCTAGTCACCAGCTTTCAAATATCTGCTCCTTTATTTACACAAGTGTGATGCAGGGTAAAGTAATTTGAACAAACAGGTTCTGGCTTGGCCCATAGTGTGATAACCTTACTTCTCATTAGATAGTAACTCAAAGCTTATTTCTGTTTCATATACCAAGTCACTGGTTGGCTCTTGTGCACACTCAGCTGCTGAGACTTAAAGAAGGAAAGTGATAAGAAGGGCTCAAAGGGGTGAAGATAGGAGACACTGTACACACTGGGGAGATGCTTCACTGTTTACAAAGctttaaaatgtttgtaaagaAACTTAAAGAACTGTAATCTTTgtgcaataaaatgtcaaaCCAAGATGTACCGGCAGATGTGTTCTTCAGTCCAAAACTTTGCATGAATTTGTGGTGACATAGGCCTTTGATaggacattttcacatttgcaaTATAGCTTATGTTCCAATTCCTCCAATCATTCCTGCAGAGTATTTGAGTGAAAGTGTGAATTAACTCTTCCAGCTCTTGCATAGGCTTTATAACGGGGTCAGACTAATATTCCCCTGGTCATATTTTTGGTTATGGTTTGCGGTGACATTTAGTAAGTGGTTTTAAGACAATATTATATTGTTACAACTACTTACTAAGTCATataaacaaatttttttttctggaaaacatttcaattttatcTCATTATACATAACTTGTTAAACTGACTAATAAAAACATTAGGTCAAGAGTTTAGAATGGGCTGATTGGTACACTCCTTAGTCACTTTTAATTAAATGTGTAAAAGCCAGTGAAGTCATcttatttttccacaaaaagAGATGTAAACCctccatgaagatgaaaaccCAACAATCATAAAGAAGGAAGGCTGCTGTGATTTAAACACTATGTAATGATGAGAGGTGCTCTTTTGGAAGAAGGATTAATTAACGCAATTCCAAGGCCcctctttctttaaaaaaaaaaaaaggctttataGTTCTGGGCAatgcaatacaaatacaaaatgttttaatcttTATCTTGTTGCTGCTCATTAGCCAAAAATGATAAAAGCATTTTATTCTGTAGAAGTGTCTGGGGATCCTATATTTTTCATTCCAGTCAACATTGGTTCTCCACAAGCCTAAACCAAGCCAAGTCTGTCCAAACTTCCATCTGTTCCAAGGTAAATAGTTCAACTTCCAAGCTTGAAGTCATGTGTATTATGCATAGCATAAATTAACCATTGTCTTTATGGACCACAGAGGCTTTATTGGTTACTCTTCATTTCTCTGCAGGAGATTCCTCCAAGTTTGGTGCATGGACTAATGTGCATTCAGGGTTGTCTGGTTCAGTTGTGCCTGATGGATTGAACAAGTATGTCCGCTTTTGGATACGCTGAATCATTCGTCGGCCATAGAAATCCCGATAGTCTGCTGGGAGCTCATCCAGAGTGTGTAATGCCCTCTCCAGTGCCTGAAGGGCCCGAGCTGCAGCCAGGGGGTCTTTATTACCATAGGGGTCTTTTTTATCATAGCTTTGTGCAGGCAGATGTCgccaaaacacattaacacccACACCAAACTGCAGCGCAAGAGTGTTGTGGAACCACAGCGCTGAGGAAAAGAAGGACATCACTGAATTAAAACCAAAGAGAAGTACATGAAAACATCCATAGGAATGGGTGGAATAAAAAAAGAGGTTTATTTAGCTGGTTTGCTTGTGAAGTTGGATGGTGCAGTTCTCTTACCAGGGATGAAAAGCAGATCTCCAGGCTCCAGCACACACTCATACCTCTGTGCCTTCACAAACTCAGGAAACTCTTTCAAGTCTGGAGAGTCGATGTCCAGCACCTCCGATTTATCACCTAATGGGTTACAAATCACAAAGAAGGATATTGTGATACGGTAATATTATTCCAAGCTGTGGCAATTTCAGAAGTTACTGCTCATTTCAGATAAGAGCACAATACTGTCAGTGACATGTTCAGTTATTCTGGAGATGTGCAATATGGCCACTCCACACTTTAAATATGTGCGTAAATATTTAATGTCTTTAAATGTGTATGTTGTCgctgaaatgacagcagatcATGTCAGACATTTGTTATGCTTCAAATTTAATAGTTCATATTGGCAAATAAATAGTGCTCcataaaaagaaggaaaacaagttCACATGCgtcccaataaattacatgaaacTTCTCAATTTGGTATGAAATCTCTAAAAGGGGGGTTTCTTGACAGAGGTTTACTTAAAACAGGACTAAGCCGTAATCCCAAATAGTTAATCATAGTCTAAAAACTGACTTTCCAAAAGACATTTTCACTTGAGATTAGTCCTTGATTAAATCAGACGTAATCCTCCACCAGTTCCATGTTTTCCTTGTTTCTGGCGACACTGTTGCTTTGGCGTTTAGCACTCAGTGCAGGTGCAAACTCTGCATAACAGTAAAGACTCAGTGCACActgttgtttcttttatttcttctgcTGTCTCACATTCATCACAAACAAGTGGCTGAATTTttcccagaagaaaaaaaaaaaaaaacctttacagGAGCTCAGCAAAAGCTAAAGAATTGGTTCATGAACTGGTTGTGGGTTGAATCACCATTGTAACATATCATTTGGTGATAAATGGTATCagaatggacatttatttatataaaaggGCTGTTGATTATTAGTTTGACTTCAAAATGATGCTCATAAAACCTGGACTAGATCTAGAAAAACTCAGGACTGTGTGggacacagaaaaagaggatggatgctgtttctcctctgcaaAACAGCAGTAATCTGAAGTTAAATCTGCTGCCTCGGAGGCTTAATTTACACCTTCATTTACTAACACTAATCATTGACTTGGAAATCGGATCATTTAAATCTGGATTACGATAAAGCTAAGACTATTTCAACCCATGACCCAGAAGGAGAATGAGAGTTATTCTAGTTTAAAAGAAATGTTAGTCTACAGCTAAGCTTTATCTCCCTGGGAAATATCCCCATAATGTTCTAAACCAATATATTCCCACTGGCCCACTAAACAGAAACCAGTATGTCACTATCATCTGTCTGTATAGATTCTTACCTGACAGGTAGAGGTGCAAAGCATCCTGGGGGCTGAAGAGAACCACACGCTTCCTCCCAGTCACCTGAGCCAGCAGGTTATCCATCACCTGAGGGTATACAGGACCCAGGCTTATTATAGCAAGGCCAGTTTGTGCATCAGAAACCTaagtttaaaaaagtaaataaataaatacttttcaaaaatacatcTTCAAAGCTAAATTCAGGTTGGCTGTTCTGTGTCACCAAGGCCCTCATCACTGGCCTTTTTATAGAGATTTATTGACTTCATATTCCTGATGTTGAGGTTGGTAGAATTTAAAGTTGTTCTGCAGCCAGCCAGTAGAGGGCAGCGGAGCTCCCATCTCTCACAGGACTACTGTATTGgcttaaaaaatacacaaaactacaaaacaaaaatcctacataactaactaaaaaaaaaaaaaagataattttgaCCTTGTGTCCACAAATTAGAGATTATTTCAAGCACCATACAATAAGGGGTTTCCTTCACATTTGCCTTTGAAACACACTCATGAAAAAGTACGCATTTAACTAGAGGTATCTATGCAGCATGCCTGAAGCTGGTGGGAGCTCAGTCTTgctcaaacacacgcacacacactcacatcgtAATGTGTCCATAGCTGCAGACCACAGGAGCTGATGCGAAAGACGCTGGAGAAAAACTGATCGGGTTCAAAGAAGTGTGGGATCTGGAAATCCTCTGCCAGGTCAGGAAACTGTTTACTCAGGTCAGCAGGTTCCTGTGGGGGAGGAAGTATACTTGAATATCATTCCCAATTAAGAACTCTCTTCCTGAACCTTGAGTTGCAACCTGAAGGTTACAAAATGATCCTGTTCCATCAGAGACTCCTACTCTGCAGATTTTACACGATCATACAATCCCCTAGTACAACCTCAAGAATTAATCTGCAGTTTCAGAGGGAAAGATGGAGTCTTCAGGTACCTTTCGAACGTCCTCTCCCAGCGACCGCAGATAATAGCTCTCATCCTAAAGACAACACAACAGGTCAGCCCAGGGATTCATGCCCTGACATAAACGGCACTTTGCACTATATTATCTAAAGTGCCTACTTTTAATCTTAAATGCATCCTACTTACCTCACACAGAAAGAAATTAGAGTGCTTTTCCTCAGATGCCCTTTTCACAAATTCATTAAATGGCAGTGTCCTGTGAATAATAATGAGAGGAAGCTGAGGAAACTGCAGTACCTCTGCATATGTTTTTGAGAGGGAGAGCTGTTATCATTACTGTTTTTTAGCTACCCATGTGTGGTGTGATGCTAGATTCTACATACATATCAGATTTcttatatttgtatatatttgccactagcctatatatttaaatatttatatgtttggtttgtgtgctgATTTCTTGTCCTGTGTGTGATTGCATATTTGTGATTACATACAGGACATCACGTGcattgtaattacacacactGTAATCATTAGTTTTTGTAGTTGTTTTAGCTACCTGTACATGATGTGATGCTAGATTctgtagagagagagggtgcGTGGGGGCTCACCTGTATACAAAGTTTTTGCGGAGGAAGTCCATCTGTGGCACAGTGGATACATGAACCTTCACCTCCTTgtcacctcctctctgtccaagGTATTCAACCGTCCATTTCTCCACACAGGGGCCCAGGTGCACGCCTCTCAGCACGGCTGGTCTCCGCTGGAAATGAACAGTTGGCAACCGAGGTTAGTTGGTCAGGGGGACATAACACTGTTAACTCCAACAGCCCAAAACACAACTTGCTGGCAGGGTATAGTAGCAAATAGATCACTCTAATAAGACTACAGCTTAAGACAAACAAATCATAAGGGTACTATAAAGTTTGGGGCATTTTCTTCTATTCTGATAACATTTAGAGGTGTTgaataaaccaaaccaaagtcCACAGTGGACGGCGGTAGGAAGCAGCGTAAACTGATTGTAAAAGTTGAAGTTTTGCTAAAATACCGCTTTGTAGTTATATCACTTTTACGCCGAAATTATCAGTGGCCTCCAATAATTTCAATTAAGATCATACGTCTTGTTATACAACTGTGTAAAATTGCTGGTTGGGAAAGCAATTTATGATTGACGGATTTTTTTTAACGCAGTTCGGTACATCGCCTTCGCACTACGCAAGGAGTACACGGGGACTGAGCAGGGCTGGCGTCTGAAGCAGCGACAACCAGCAGGCGAAGACTAACGCCGGGTGGTCTGGCTGTTTCGTCTTACCTCTGGATAAATGTCTCGCACAAAACTGTCCCTGTCTACTTCTGTGAATATCGGCACCTCGACCTTTTCCCGTCGCTCCATTTAACATGATTTGAGTCGGCACTTAAAACAGCATGTGAAACCAAATAGCAGAGGAGGTGTTGCATTGTTTACCCTCCCCACGTTAGCACCAAATGGGAGTGGACATAGAGGGCAAAAACAGAATAACTAATTGAACTGAAAATACTAACCTATGTCATTAAGTGAATTGAAAATAGCACAATTATCTCTAGTAATTTCATCTACGACTTCGCGTCTTTTGTAAACATCCACTTTGTTCCCAGTCGGACGGCACAAGTAGACGGACGCAAGAGGTGTAAGACGAAAAAGATGGCGCTGCCCATGTTAAGAGGTTGTTATTGTAGCAGGCTGTCATCCGTATTCAACATCACTCGCCTCCGTAAAGCGGAAAGTGTCCTGGGCCGGTCCGGTACAGTGCGGCCGCCTCACCCGTCAGCCGCCGGCGCTGTGGCGGCCGCCCGCGGCTACAGCTCTGAGCGCGGCGggcacaagcagcagcagaaggtggtggtggtgggcatCCCGAGCCCTTTCATGTGGTTTCGGACGAGAATCTACTACTTTCTGATCAGGGCCTACTTCGACAAGGAGTTTAACATTGAGGAATTCACTGAGGGGGCGAAACAGGTCAGTGTTGCAAGCTCAGGTTGGGAGCCCACTCTCATTTAAAAAGCAGTGTCTTCATTAAAGTGGGCGTTGCACAGTtgacagctaaaaaaaaaaaaaaaaaaaggatttgtcAATCGGTCCACAACATTTCCGCATCACGCTGAGCTGCTACTAATGAACTTTTCCATTACCCTCTGCAGGCGTTCTCCCATGTGTCCAGACTGCTGTCACAGTGCCAGTTTGAGGCCCTGGAGGGCCTGGTGGCCAAGGATGTAAGTATGGCAGTGCATCAAGCCTGTACCTGTCATTTGAACTGTGTCCAGGGCTTGGCACTCACTTTTTGGCTCACCAGACACTGTGGCTAGTGGTTCTCCAAAGTCACCAGCCACTCAGCATTTTCACCAGCCAACAGGGTGACAGGAGACTGTAACggcatgcatttgtttggaaataacattttattcGAACAAGAGAGGATTATAGGCCTACCTGTCCAGCCTTAGTAcagggtatatatatatatgtatgtgtgtgtgtgtgtgtgtgtgtgtgtgtgtgtgtgtgtcagatgacAGGCTTTTTGCCATGTCAGTGCTCTCCCAAATCCATGATGATGACATAGACTGACCAAtgggattattttttaaaagaagaaTGCCACCCACCAAAGTGGCCGAATTCTACCTGCATTTGGCGAGCGGGCAGGCGGGTGTTAATGTCAAACCCTGGGTGTGTCAGTCCAGACCGTCATGATATCTCTAATATGAACATGCTTTGTGTACAGGGAAGCCGCTTGAGTTGCAGGCACAGACACTAATGCTAAAGTCATTCCACTGCCAAAATTTTGAATAGTAAGACAAGATAAACCAgtgaaacaaattctgccataCATTTCTGTACTTTCTCAATCCATGTAGGACCTTAATAACCAGTGATAAAATTTTAAATCAATTCTGTATTTCACTGGAAATCATTACAAATGAGCCAGGGCTGGAGGGATGTGCTGTCTTTTCTTTGTACCAGTTAAAAGTCTAGCAGCTGTGTTTTGAGTCAGTTCTAGTGCTAAAAAGGGTGAAATTGTTGTATCTTGATACTCTTGTAAGGGGTGTAGTGTCTTTGTTCAAGctcatcatcatttcattttcactttgttgCAGCTGATTGGGAAGCTGGAGGAAAAATGCAACCTTCTTCCCTCAAGCCACAAAAGAGCACTCTCTGCAGATCCTGATGAGATCATGTACACGACTGCTGGGGATGTGGGCATCTACTATGATGATAATGGTAAGTATGACTGTGTTCTTCTCAGAAAATGTATTCGGATGTCAATGCAAGAAGAACGCCACTTGATTTTTATGGTGTTAATTTTGTTGCAGCCCCAAACAGTATCTGTTTAAGGTAACTGTTTTGCAGAAAAAACTATTAGGGCTTAGACGATATGTTTATCTCCCAATACAATACTATCACCATACTTGGGTGCTGATTCAGTATGATTTGTGattcttaagtattgtgattccACAAGTATTGTGATATGATATTACAATTTTATTGAGATTTTTGAATGATTCTCCAGTTTGTGGTtagtttcatgaagctgtgattatcttaAAGGTCTCAGTAGGTCATTTTATATAATACCAACAGATTCCTTAGGTTGTCCAGTTGTATTcaagttttagtttcatttacTTTAAATTGATTCAGTAACAAAAAACTATCAAAAAACCATTTAAGAAAGAGTCATGATACTTAAGTGAATAGTTTTTTCCCCATACCTAATTAAAATATCAACACAAGAAGAGGGCCACTTGATGTTTTCGGCAGTAGTATCCATGCAGCCTAAACTGATGTCACTTCTCTCTTTCCAGGGAGAAAGTTTGTGAGCATTCTTATGCGTTTCTGGTATCTGACAAGTGCAAGTCTTCCTGAGGACACCATGGAGGGAGCTCGTCTCTTTCAGGTGGCCAttggtggagagggagagggggaaactAAGAGGTTGCTAACAGCCAATTATGAGTGAGTATATTTTTTGGGCAGGTAAGCATTatgaatggtgtttttttttttttttttttaattatagaGAAATTCTTCAACCCCAACCAAATTTGTGCCACATACTCACCCCAAGTTGTCTTAAGCGCCTGATGAAACGTTTTTAGTTGCATGCCTCTGTACACTGCACACTGAGTATGGCTAATGAACAAACAGGAGGCGGGgcttcagtcacacacacatgctcatgcatTAGATATTTTtgtcacatgatttatttagcAATTCTTTGGTAGAAGTACGCTGGTTTGGGATGTCCATAACGTACAAATCGGGAGTCAACGTTTGGATTTTTTTGCACAAAGAATTTGGGAAtttgaaacagacatttttttaatcatctttgGTGCTGTGCTTGGACGTCACCAATCAGCTCCTTTCTAACAAAAATGGAAgcagtttttttaattttttttcatcttcatcagaCATTGAAGACAACTCAGGTCAAGTACATGAACGAAGAACATGAAGCTTTTgagtgaagtattcctttaacgaTGCCGTTCTTCTGAACTGCATGACCATTGCATTGTCAAGAACATGCTCTTCTGATcgtcctgtgtgtttgtgttggtttgCTGGCAGATTCCAGAGGGAGTTCACTAAAGGAGTGGCACCAGACTGGACCATTACGAGGATAGAGCACTCCAAACTGTTGGATTAAAGTGGGATTTCTTTGAGGCTGACGCACCGCTGGGAACTGGTGAAGGACCAGGGATGTCCCTCAGTGTCTCCTTACTTTATATTGAGCAGGAATATCTCTTTACCCACAGCAGTCTACTCCATAGAAGGAAAATAATAGCCAGCACCTGACTGAGAAATCCAGGAGAAACCAGAGACAAACGTTTATTTAAACACCATCGACCGTAGACGGGGCATATGAACCAATCACTTTTCGTTTTTAGATACTGCCCAGAACTGTGTGCAGTTTAACAGTGttgctgattattttctttACTATCTGTATTGTCCTACTAGTCAACAATGAAACCTTGTTTGTGAACTGTTGCTCTGGAAGGCTGAGTTTTGGGCTCTTACTTGTGCATCGAGGAATAGGGCTCAAGGGTATGTGGGAGACCTGGATTATTTACAGGTACTGTTTGAGCCCAGTCTGATGGTGTGAATGAAATGCAAGCGAAGTCTGTGACGAGACACTGTTGTCAGTCTTAGATCTACTGCTGCACGTATTTCAAGTCATCATAAAGAATGcgttcaaaagaaaaaacagtcaaataaatTATAAACACAATGTGAAATCATTCCCGACATAAAACACATCTTGTGGGGGCCACTTGCTCCCTGATACTCCCACATCTTGTGTTCATTTTTGAGAGAACTGCCTGGATTGCAGCATTTCCAGCACTTGTATTCACCAGTAGAGAAATGATTCTTCTCTGCAGTATGTCGGTCTGCTCGGCATCGGCCTTCCTGTCAGCATTTTATGTGCCAGATAGTAACAACTGTGGTTTTCCTGTCCTCAAAGAAAATGTgtgacctgctgctgtcacttgGCTCTGATGCACACGACTGAAAatatacagtgtgtatgtgtgtgcgtgtgtgtttgtaatagTGATTAAGGCAGATTGAAGAAGCAGACTTCGATTGTATGAAtaaagattttagaaaaaaaaaaaagccattgtACTGgcctgttttttccccatttaaTGTGATCTCCTCTGTATGTTAATTTAATATTTGTGTACTTAGCATATGATAATTGTGCTTAAAAATGTCTCTGTAATGACTAAAATCACTGCACTGAGACTGAGATTACcagcataaaaaataaatacaaatcctAGAACGTAAGTGatagattagaaaaaaaaggttttaattaATTGTGAACCAGAAGACCTCAAAAGccagaagtcttttttttttaaatacacgaataaaaaataatataaatttaaaaattacaacaaccAAGATAAAGTATCtgattgggttttttttattattattattattgaaatgaCCCAGTAATTTTTGTCATTACaacaaaataacttttaaaaagATTATCAGTGTATAATATAAGTAGATATACTTAGATAGCCTCTGTTAGTGGAAGTAGTAATTTTTCCAAAAGTATCACAAAATTAGTTCCATACTCAGTATTGAAATGGCTTGGGCTCCTGTAATAGACTGTTGCACCTGAGCAGCGCCTCCAGCTCAGAATGACATCACTCACTGCTTATTGATGCGTTTCAGCCCTGCTCTGCCATTGGTCCGTTTCCTTGCGATCTCACATCTCATTGGCCCGCCGACCTGCCAGTCACTAATGGTTGTATAGTAGGTGGTTCCTATTATGAGCCACTGTCAGACAGCCTATATGGTTCCTTGCTTGGCACGTAGTTTGCTGAAGGGAA includes:
- the tyw5 gene encoding tRNA wybutosine-synthesizing protein 5 isoform X1, with the translated sequence MERREKVEVPIFTEVDRDSFVRDIYPERRPAVLRGVHLGPCVEKWTVEYLGQRGGDKEVKVHVSTVPQMDFLRKNFVYRTLPFNEFVKRASEEKHSNFFLCEDESYYLRSLGEDVRKEPADLSKQFPDLAEDFQIPHFFEPDQFFSSVFRISSCGLQLWTHYDVSDAQTGLAIISLGPVYPQVMDNLLAQVTGRKRVVLFSPQDALHLYLSGDKSEVLDIDSPDLKEFPEFVKAQRYECVLEPGDLLFIPALWFHNTLALQFGVGVNVFWRHLPAQSYDKKDPYGNKDPLAAARALQALERALHTLDELPADYRDFYGRRMIQRIQKRTYLFNPSGTTEPDNPECTLVHAPNLEESPAEK
- the tyw5 gene encoding tRNA wybutosine-synthesizing protein 5 isoform X2, whose translation is MERREKVEVPIFTEVDRDSFVRDIYPERRPAVLRGVHLGPCVEKWTVEYLGQRGGDKEVKVHVSTVPQMDFLRKNFVYRTLPFNEFVKRASEEKHSNFFLCEDESYYLRSLGEDVRKEPADLSKQFPDLAEDFQIPHFFEPDQFFSSVFRISSCGLQLWTHYDVMDNLLAQVTGRKRVVLFSPQDALHLYLSGDKSEVLDIDSPDLKEFPEFVKAQRYECVLEPGDLLFIPALWFHNTLALQFGVGVNVFWRHLPAQSYDKKDPYGNKDPLAAARALQALERALHTLDELPADYRDFYGRRMIQRIQKRTYLFNPSGTTEPDNPECTLVHAPNLEESPAEK
- the maip1 gene encoding m-AAA protease-interacting protein 1, mitochondrial produces the protein MALPMLRGCYCSRLSSVFNITRLRKAESVLGRSGTVRPPHPSAAGAVAAARGYSSERGGHKQQQKVVVVGIPSPFMWFRTRIYYFLIRAYFDKEFNIEEFTEGAKQAFSHVSRLLSQCQFEALEGLVAKDLIGKLEEKCNLLPSSHKRALSADPDEIMYTTAGDVGIYYDDNGRKFVSILMRFWYLTSASLPEDTMEGARLFQVAIGGEGEGETKRLLTANYEFQREFTKGVAPDWTITRIEHSKLLD
- the tyw5 gene encoding tRNA wybutosine-synthesizing protein 5 isoform X3; the protein is MDFLRKNFVYRTLPFNEFVKRASEEKHSNFFLCEDESYYLRSLGEDVRKEPADLSKQFPDLAEDFQIPHFFEPDQFFSSVFRISSCGLQLWTHYDVSDAQTGLAIISLGPVYPQVMDNLLAQVTGRKRVVLFSPQDALHLYLSGDKSEVLDIDSPDLKEFPEFVKAQRYECVLEPGDLLFIPALWFHNTLALQFGVGVNVFWRHLPAQSYDKKDPYGNKDPLAAARALQALERALHTLDELPADYRDFYGRRMIQRIQKRTYLFNPSGTTEPDNPECTLVHAPNLEESPAEK